The following proteins come from a genomic window of Campylobacter sp. RM16189:
- the gyrB gene encoding DNA topoisomerase (ATP-hydrolyzing) subunit B encodes MEKNYGAENIKVLKGLEAVRKRPGMYIGDTHINGLHHMIYEVVDNSIDEAMAGYCDTINIEITNEGSAIISDNGRGIPVDMHPTEKISAATVVLTVLHAGGKFDKDTYKVSGGLHGVGVSVVNALSKKLVVNIKRDGNLHRQEFAKGIPTSEMEIIKTTNRTGTMVEFWPDDSIFEVTEFDDEILTKRFRELAYLNPKITINFKDQRTGRSESYHFEGGLESFVTDINRSNPVSKAVSFSGGEEDVIVDFALMYNETYSENLLSFVNNIKTPDGGTHEAGFRAGLTRAITNYIAANASVREKDTKITGDDIREGLIAVVSVKVPEPQFEGQTKGKLGSSYVKPIVQKMTFEVLVKYFEENPIEAKAIMNKALMAARGREAAKKARDLTRKKEGLSVGTLPGKLADCQSKDASISELYLVEGDSAGGSAKQGRDRVFQAILPLKGKILNVEKSRLDKILKSDEIKNMITALGCGIGDEFDAEKLRYHKIIIMTDADVDGSHIQTLLLTFFFRFLNPVVENGYIYLAQPPLYRYKKGKKEIYLKDEKALNEFLIETGIEGVEFEGIGNKDLIDFLKIVAAYRSVLKELEKRFNVLSAIRYMIENPDIVSKNYNEIFEILKIYLENEGYNILNSYINEDEIRIYVQTESGLEELVVNENLFTNPLYEEALYINQKIKDREFSFSKDVIEILDEVEKNAKKGAYIQRYKGLGEMNPDQLWETTMNPENRRLLQININDAMSASDTFNLFMGDEVEPRRNYIQEHAKDVKHLDV; translated from the coding sequence ATGGAAAAAAATTACGGCGCAGAAAATATTAAAGTTTTAAAGGGTTTAGAAGCCGTTAGAAAACGCCCGGGAATGTATATCGGAGATACTCATATAAACGGACTTCATCATATGATTTATGAAGTTGTGGATAACTCTATCGATGAGGCGATGGCCGGGTATTGTGATACGATAAATATTGAAATTACAAACGAAGGCTCAGCGATAATTAGCGATAACGGTCGTGGAATTCCTGTAGATATGCACCCTACCGAGAAAATTTCGGCTGCGACTGTTGTACTGACCGTGCTTCACGCAGGCGGTAAATTTGATAAAGACACCTATAAAGTTTCAGGCGGTCTTCATGGTGTCGGTGTATCTGTAGTAAATGCGCTTTCAAAAAAATTGGTTGTAAATATTAAGCGTGACGGAAATCTTCATAGACAAGAATTTGCAAAAGGAATTCCAACAAGCGAAATGGAGATCATAAAAACTACAAATAGAACCGGAACTATGGTTGAATTTTGGCCTGATGACAGTATATTTGAAGTAACGGAATTTGACGATGAAATTTTGACTAAGAGATTTCGCGAACTTGCATACTTAAATCCAAAAATAACTATAAATTTTAAAGATCAACGCACAGGTAGAAGCGAGAGTTATCACTTTGAAGGCGGACTTGAGAGCTTCGTAACCGATATAAACAGGTCAAATCCTGTAAGCAAAGCCGTATCATTTAGCGGTGGTGAAGAGGATGTGATAGTTGATTTTGCTTTGATGTATAACGAAACTTATAGTGAAAATTTGCTAAGTTTCGTAAATAATATCAAAACTCCTGACGGCGGAACTCACGAAGCCGGTTTTCGTGCGGGTTTAACAAGAGCGATAACAAACTACATCGCAGCAAACGCTTCCGTGCGTGAAAAAGATACAAAAATAACGGGCGATGACATCAGAGAAGGACTTATCGCAGTTGTAAGCGTTAAAGTTCCTGAGCCGCAATTTGAGGGTCAAACTAAGGGCAAACTTGGTTCAAGTTATGTAAAACCTATCGTTCAAAAGATGACTTTTGAAGTTTTGGTTAAGTATTTTGAAGAAAATCCTATCGAAGCAAAAGCCATAATGAATAAGGCTTTAATGGCGGCTCGAGGAAGAGAGGCGGCAAAAAAAGCAAGGGATCTAACTCGTAAAAAAGAAGGACTTAGCGTAGGAACTTTGCCGGGAAAATTGGCTGATTGTCAAAGTAAAGATGCAAGTATAAGTGAGCTTTATTTAGTGGAGGGCGACTCTGCGGGAGGTTCTGCAAAACAGGGTCGTGATAGAGTTTTTCAAGCGATTTTGCCTCTGAAAGGTAAAATTTTAAACGTTGAAAAATCAAGACTTGATAAAATTTTAAAATCAGATGAGATTAAAAATATGATAACGGCTTTGGGATGCGGTATCGGAGATGAATTTGATGCAGAAAAACTTCGCTATCATAAGATCATCATAATGACTGATGCCGATGTTGACGGAAGTCATATCCAAACTCTGCTTTTAACATTTTTCTTTAGATTTTTAAATCCTGTAGTTGAAAACGGCTACATCTATTTGGCTCAACCGCCGCTTTATCGTTATAAAAAAGGTAAAAAGGAAATTTATCTTAAAGATGAAAAGGCTTTGAATGAATTTTTGATTGAGACGGGAATTGAAGGGGTTGAATTTGAAGGAATCGGAAATAAGGATTTGATTGATTTTCTTAAAATAGTAGCCGCTTATAGAAGCGTGTTAAAAGAGCTTGAGAAGCGATTTAACGTGTTAAGTGCGATTAGATATATGATAGAAAATCCTGATATAGTTTCTAAAAATTACAATGAAATTTTTGAAATTTTAAAAATATATCTTGAAAATGAAGGATACAATATCCTAAATTCATACATAAATGAAGATGAAATTCGCATTTATGTCCAGACTGAAAGCGGTCTTGAAGAGCTTGTCGTAAATGAAAATTTATTTACAAATCCTCTTTACGAAGAGGCGCTTTATATAAATCAAAAGATAAAAGATCGCGAATTTAGCTTTAGTAAAGATGTGATTGAAATTCTTGATGAAGTCGAGAAAAACGCTAAAAAAGGTGCTTATATACAGCGTTATAAAGGTCTTGGTGAGATGAATCCCGATCAGCTTTGGGAGACTACGATGAATCCTGAAAATCGCCGCTTGTTACAGATAAATATAAATGATGCAATGAGTGCGAGTGATACGTTTAATCTCTTTATGGGCGATGAGGTAGAGCCGAGAAGAAATTATATACAAGAGCACGCAAAAGACGTTAAACATCTGGATGTGTGA
- a CDS encoding Na+/H+ antiporter NhaC family protein, whose translation MLSNPVVVSIVIMTVLCLLRFNVLLSILVSALVAGLMYNNGFASFSAFFDALTATTSTLITGMKGNLETSLSYILLGALAAAIANTNLTAILINSITKILSSTRTYFALIIAAVACFSQNLIPVHIAFIPILIPPLLPLMNKLNIDRRAIATALTFGLKAPYVSLSVGFGLIFHGIIKKELANNGVNVEISDIQSVMWIGGFSMLVGLFLAISIFYSKKREYKHTNFENLEMQEAELAKSLKMTKKEWAVLGGAIVAFVVQIYTSSMPLGALLGLLVMVAFGGIEYNKIDKVMDSGLAMMGFIAFIMLVAAGFGSVLRESGGIEQLVNFASSIAGGKLGGAIMMLTIGLLVTMGIGTSFGTIPIIAAIYVPLSISLGFSFPAIILLVGIAAALGDAGSPASDSTLGPTAGLNADGQHNHIYDTCVPTFIFFNIPLIIGGIIGAMIL comes from the coding sequence ATGCTCTCTAATCCCGTTGTTGTAAGCATAGTAATTATGACTGTGCTTTGTCTGCTTCGCTTTAATGTATTATTATCGATTCTAGTTTCTGCGCTTGTTGCAGGTTTAATGTATAATAATGGATTTGCTAGTTTTAGTGCATTTTTTGATGCCCTAACAGCCACTACTTCTACTCTAATCACCGGTATGAAGGGAAATTTAGAAACCTCTCTTAGCTATATTTTATTAGGGGCCCTTGCCGCAGCTATTGCAAATACCAATTTAACAGCGATTTTAATAAATAGCATAACTAAAATTTTAAGTAGCACTCGTACATATTTTGCTTTAATAATCGCTGCGGTAGCATGCTTTTCACAAAATTTAATCCCTGTGCATATAGCATTTATACCTATACTGATTCCACCACTTTTACCTCTTATGAATAAATTAAATATAGATAGACGTGCTATAGCAACAGCTCTGACATTTGGTTTAAAAGCGCCTTATGTAAGCCTTAGCGTAGGTTTTGGACTTATTTTTCACGGTATTATAAAAAAAGAACTTGCAAATAATGGCGTAAATGTAGAAATTTCAGATATTCAAAGTGTAATGTGGATAGGCGGATTTTCAATGCTAGTAGGCCTATTTTTGGCAATCTCTATATTTTATTCTAAAAAAAGAGAATATAAACATACAAACTTTGAAAATTTAGAGATGCAAGAAGCGGAATTAGCTAAAAGCCTAAAAATGACAAAGAAAGAGTGGGCTGTCTTAGGAGGTGCCATAGTAGCGTTTGTAGTGCAAATTTACACATCAAGTATGCCTCTTGGGGCACTTTTGGGACTTCTTGTTATGGTGGCTTTTGGTGGCATAGAGTATAACAAGATAGACAAAGTCATGGATAGCGGTCTAGCCATGATGGGCTTTATCGCATTTATTATGCTTGTTGCAGCTGGCTTTGGCTCTGTTTTAAGAGAGAGTGGCGGTATCGAACAACTTGTAAATTTTGCTAGCAGTATCGCTGGTGGAAAATTAGGAGGAGCTATAATGATGCTAACCATAGGACTACTTGTAACTATGGGCATAGGAACTAGCTTTGGCACCATACCTATTATAGCTGCGATCTATGTTCCGCTTTCTATATCTTTAGGTTTTTCATTTCCGGCTATTATTCTTTTAGTTGGTATTGCTGCAGCACTTGGAGATGCGGGAAGTCCTGCAAGTGATAGTACTCTTGGACCAACAGCAGGTCTAAATGCCGACGGACAGCACAATCATATATATGATACTTGCGTGCCGACATTTATTTTCTTTAATATTCCACTTATAATAGGTGGTATTATAGGAGCAATGATATTATAA
- the thyX gene encoding FAD-dependent thymidylate synthase, translating to MQVTLLNFTPLNICSHAIRTCWQSFDKGDNGGEKDIELIDRVGNKFKHASTLEHLYYNFYIQGISRALLQELARHRIASLSVKSTRYTLKELRNEAKFELDDFENASRYIVLTGNKLIDNASIKALDNLREILATTTTSLDIVKYCLPECYKTELTWSINARSLQNFLSLRSSKSALWEIRDLAHKIYDALPDEHKFIYENHITNSEH from the coding sequence ATGCAAGTAACACTTCTAAATTTCACTCCGCTTAATATCTGCTCGCACGCGATTCGCACGTGTTGGCAAAGCTTTGACAAGGGTGATAATGGAGGTGAAAAAGATATCGAGCTGATTGATCGAGTGGGGAATAAATTTAAGCATGCAAGTACGCTTGAGCATCTTTATTATAACTTTTACATCCAAGGAATTTCGCGCGCACTACTTCAAGAGCTAGCTCGCCACCGCATAGCAAGCTTAAGTGTGAAATCAACCCGCTACACGCTAAAAGAGCTTAGAAACGAGGCGAAATTTGAGCTAGACGACTTTGAAAACGCAAGCAGATACATCGTGCTAACAGGTAACAAACTAATCGATAACGCGAGCATAAAAGCGCTTGATAATTTACGCGAAATTTTAGCCACGACCACAACCAGTCTTGATATAGTTAAATACTGCTTGCCTGAGTGCTATAAAACCGAGCTTACTTGGAGTATAAACGCTAGAAGTTTGCAAAATTTCTTATCCTTAAGAAGCTCCAAATCCGCTCTTTGGGAGATACGCGATCTGGCTCATAAAATTTACGACGCATTGCCTGATGAGCATAAATTTATTTATGAAAATCACATCACAAACAGTGAACATTAA
- the ruvC gene encoding crossover junction endodeoxyribonuclease RuvC: protein MKILGIDPGSKNCGYAIIEKTAFKTSLIEAGLIKIKPDLLQYQITQLCEGLDLIFKNHKFDEVAIEDIFFAYNPKTVLKLAQFRGALSLKILQIHGEFAEYTPLQVKKAVTGKAKADKEQVAFMVKKILGIAKDIKPLDITDAIAVALTHANNLRIKK from the coding sequence ATGAAAATTTTAGGAATTGATCCCGGAAGCAAGAATTGCGGTTATGCGATCATCGAAAAAACTGCGTTTAAAACGAGTTTGATTGAAGCTGGGCTTATAAAGATTAAGCCTGATTTGCTTCAGTATCAGATAACGCAGCTTTGCGAAGGGCTTGATCTCATTTTTAAAAACCACAAATTTGATGAAGTTGCGATTGAGGATATATTTTTTGCGTATAATCCAAAAACGGTTTTAAAGCTCGCTCAGTTTCGCGGTGCGTTAAGCCTTAAAATTCTTCAAATTCACGGAGAATTCGCAGAATACACCCCGCTTCAAGTGAAAAAAGCGGTAACAGGCAAGGCAAAAGCGGATAAGGAGCAAGTTGCTTTTATGGTGAAGAAAATTTTAGGGATCGCTAAAGATATAAAACCACTTGATATAACCGATGCTATCGCGGTTGCTTTAACTCATGCAAATAATTTGCGGATAAAAAAATAA
- the flgE gene encoding flagellar hook protein FlgE: MMRSLWSGVTGLQAHQIAMDVEGNNIANVNTIGFKYSRANFDDLIYQTARVSTAPQNKHGGLNSMQVGLGTQVNTTTKIFKQGSLQTTDKQTDIALQGDGFFIVSPDSGKTRLYTRNGDFSRDSVGNFVDNGGHIVQGWMRDETTGEIDPTRPIENIIIPPGLTTPARATTEIALKANLDSGDDVGTKKIPIYQLDQYSRWVEKSPIDNIKTDNEIHDENNVGEDEFYVTKTGEQRLRERGADLGVLFNNDGDAYNLRDGQGIWISYADAKTKALNVGADPLGNFAAPQTLDIILNGENIKLGNIKNISQLAAAINEKYNKTGVEASVTNGNQLVLTNRNNLGASVENKNIKLVANTAIGDLVTTNIITAYQYTYSKTRTNSTHTYNDSTERKVTTTEDLREAMQKDARLWVNYIGEKVGNEADGTPKQTDFTDKIADNKNDGVEVTVNEYGQFQIKNPKGDAFNEDDADATDGTIDPATNNPKPTANNDTDDNDHNMYLTITGLNNAKNNVTENIGFKKTMAVLAGSLSTGESKRVTDSLHMASHSSSIDVFDSLGAKHNVKLDFTKRAYTENNGTEWTMIIQVAEPNKINFDGKPENVITGYIRFNADGSLGTYSPASITFGAANGSSAGQHIELNLGDTMGFTGMTSYDNDSATANISQDGYTGGELNGLRIDESGTLVGTFTNGRSLGLAQVAVAKFTNNEGLTSEGGNLFAMTANSGDPIIGAANTSGRGKISASSLEMSNVDLSRSLTQLIVVQRGFQANSKTITTSNEMLNTLLQLKN; encoded by the coding sequence ATGATGAGATCTCTTTGGTCTGGAGTTACGGGACTTCAGGCTCACCAAATAGCAATGGATGTTGAAGGTAACAACATAGCAAACGTAAATACCATAGGATTTAAATATAGTAGAGCAAATTTTGATGATCTTATATATCAAACCGCACGTGTATCTACTGCGCCTCAAAATAAACATGGCGGTCTAAATTCAATGCAAGTAGGTCTTGGAACGCAAGTAAATACTACTACTAAAATTTTTAAGCAAGGCTCACTTCAAACTACAGATAAACAGACCGATATCGCGCTTCAAGGTGATGGATTTTTTATAGTTAGTCCAGACAGTGGAAAAACTCGTCTTTATACTAGAAACGGCGATTTTTCTCGTGATAGTGTAGGAAATTTCGTAGATAACGGCGGACACATAGTTCAAGGCTGGATGAGAGATGAAACAACAGGAGAAATAGACCCAACAAGACCGATAGAAAATATCATTATCCCACCGGGACTTACTACTCCTGCTCGCGCTACTACCGAAATAGCATTAAAAGCTAACCTTGATAGCGGCGATGACGTAGGGACGAAAAAAATTCCTATCTATCAACTTGATCAATACAGTCGCTGGGTTGAGAAATCTCCTATTGATAATATTAAAACAGACAATGAAATACATGATGAAAATAATGTTGGAGAAGATGAGTTTTATGTAACAAAAACTGGTGAACAAAGACTAAGAGAAAGAGGAGCAGATCTAGGAGTGTTATTTAATAATGATGGAGACGCTTATAATCTAAGAGATGGTCAAGGCATTTGGATAAGTTACGCGGATGCTAAGACAAAGGCGCTAAACGTAGGGGCCGATCCACTTGGAAATTTTGCGGCACCACAGACACTCGATATTATTTTAAATGGAGAAAATATAAAACTAGGCAATATTAAGAATATTAGCCAGTTAGCAGCTGCAATAAATGAGAAATATAATAAAACAGGTGTTGAAGCAAGCGTAACTAATGGAAATCAACTTGTATTAACCAACAGAAATAATTTAGGAGCATCAGTTGAAAATAAAAATATAAAACTTGTAGCAAATACAGCTATAGGAGATTTAGTTACTACAAATATCATTACAGCTTATCAATATACTTATAGCAAAACAAGGACAAATTCAACTCATACTTATAACGACTCTACAGAGAGAAAAGTCACAACTACAGAAGATTTAAGAGAAGCTATGCAAAAAGATGCAAGACTTTGGGTAAATTATATTGGAGAAAAAGTCGGCAATGAAGCTGATGGCACGCCTAAACAAACAGATTTCACAGATAAAATAGCAGATAATAAAAACGATGGCGTAGAAGTAACTGTAAACGAATATGGTCAATTTCAGATAAAAAACCCAAAAGGTGATGCATTTAATGAAGATGACGCAGATGCAACCGATGGCACAATAGATCCTGCAACTAATAATCCAAAACCTACTGCAAACAATGATACCGATGATAATGACCACAATATGTATCTAACTATAACAGGTCTAAACAATGCCAAAAATAACGTCACTGAAAATATCGGATTTAAAAAAACTATGGCCGTTTTAGCAGGTTCATTAAGCACAGGCGAATCAAAACGTGTAACAGATAGCCTGCATATGGCAAGCCACAGCTCAAGCATAGATGTATTCGATAGTTTAGGCGCTAAACACAACGTAAAGCTTGATTTTACAAAACGAGCATATACTGAAAATAACGGAACAGAATGGACGATGATTATCCAAGTTGCCGAGCCAAATAAGATAAATTTCGACGGCAAACCTGAAAATGTAATAACAGGATATATTAGATTTAATGCTGACGGTTCGCTTGGTACATATAGCCCTGCCAGTATCACATTTGGCGCGGCTAACGGCTCATCGGCAGGTCAGCATATAGAGCTAAATTTAGGTGACACGATGGGCTTTACCGGAATGACAAGCTATGATAACGACTCAGCAACTGCAAATATCAGCCAAGATGGTTATACAGGAGGCGAATTAAACGGTCTTAGAATAGATGAGTCAGGCACGCTTGTAGGCACATTTACAAACGGTAGAAGCTTAGGACTTGCGCAAGTTGCAGTGGCTAAATTTACAAATAATGAAGGTCTTACAAGCGAAGGCGGTAACTTATTTGCAATGACTGCAAACTCAGGAGATCCGATAATAGGTGCTGCTAATACTTCCGGACGTGGCAAAATTTCAGCTTCAAGCTTAGAGATGAGTAACGTCGATCTAAGCCGCTCACTAACTCAGCTAATTGTCGTTCAGCGCGGATTTCAAGCTAACTCAAAGACGATAACTACAAGCAACGAGATGCTAAATACACTCTTGCAACTTAAAAATTAA
- the dnaN gene encoding DNA polymerase III subunit beta, producing the protein MKAVINKNALESIVTNTNPYLEKKDLSAITSHIYICAKDGILNIKATDHEIGLAYKLTNVKILDEGNATANGKKLLDIIRSLKDEEVTLETVNNYLYIKQKNSKYKLPMYKFEDFPKFPTIDGKNRFDIDAIMLGRSLKKIFPSIDTNNPKFELNGALIDIKQNYINIVGTDTKRLSVFKFETPTQSEFSLIIPKKAISEIQKLFYDKIEIYYDENILIAQSANFEFFTKLINGKFPDYDRVIPKEIKKRLKLNRDKMIEGIKTISILSDSMKIIFAPQTITFESIIEDNSEARTVIDFQTGLDEEFFVGVRNRYLIDFLTNIEEDSFELGFNDSNLAFTVSSNELKTIIMPINL; encoded by the coding sequence ATGAAGGCGGTAATTAACAAAAATGCTCTTGAAAGCATAGTTACAAACACAAATCCTTACTTGGAAAAAAAGGATTTAAGTGCTATAACATCTCACATATATATCTGCGCTAAAGATGGAATTTTAAACATCAAAGCCACAGATCACGAGATAGGACTTGCATACAAACTTACAAATGTTAAAATTTTAGATGAAGGAAATGCTACCGCAAACGGGAAAAAACTGCTTGACATAATAAGAAGCCTAAAAGACGAAGAAGTAACTCTTGAAACGGTAAATAATTACCTTTATATAAAACAAAAAAACTCAAAATACAAACTTCCTATGTATAAATTTGAAGATTTTCCAAAATTCCCAACTATAGATGGTAAAAATAGATTTGATATAGACGCTATAATGCTTGGAAGAAGCCTTAAAAAGATATTTCCTAGTATAGATACTAATAATCCAAAATTCGAGCTAAACGGAGCTCTTATAGACATTAAGCAAAACTACATAAATATTGTAGGAACAGATACTAAAAGACTAAGTGTATTTAAATTTGAAACTCCTACTCAAAGCGAATTTTCGCTTATAATTCCAAAAAAAGCAATAAGCGAAATTCAAAAACTTTTTTACGATAAGATAGAGATTTATTACGATGAAAACATTTTGATAGCTCAAAGTGCAAATTTTGAGTTTTTCACAAAACTTATAAACGGAAAATTCCCTGATTACGATAGGGTAATTCCAAAAGAGATTAAAAAACGACTAAAACTAAACAGAGATAAGATGATAGAAGGAATTAAAACTATATCAATTTTATCAGATAGTATGAAGATAATTTTCGCTCCTCAAACCATAACTTTTGAAAGTATTATCGAAGATAATTCAGAGGCTAGAACTGTGATTGATTTTCAAACAGGACTTGACGAGGAATTTTTCGTAGGCGTTAGAAATAGATACTTAATAGACTTTTTAACAAATATCGAAGAAGATAGCTTTGAGCTTGGTTTTAACGACTCAAATTTGGCATTTACTGTTAGTTCAAATGAGCTAAAAACGATAATAATGCCAATAAATTTATAA
- the dnaA gene encoding chromosomal replication initiator protein DnaA — translation MLANEVLELLGHEILKSEYECYIKQLKFNEKASNSEVIVFNAPNELIAKFIQTKYAGKIAHLFEVKTGAKPHINITSQKSKPQTKTAKVDVNQIKAQSSLLNPSYTFENFVVGDSNQYAYITSKSAAEQLGKAYNPLFIYGPTGLGKTHLLQSVGNFCLNNGKVVICITSEQFITDFTYHINNHSMERFREKYRNCDVLLIDDVQFLGKTDKIQEEFFHTFNELHSKNGQIVMTSDRQPKHLKGFEDRLRTRFEWGIIADITPPELDTKIAIIKKKCEFDKIYLTKDVIEYIATNMGDNIREIESAIINLNAYATLMRQEISLEFAKNILRDQIKEKRENINLESIIEIVSKELNIKPSEIKSKSRVKNIVEARRIVIYLAKNLTPNSMPQIASYFNMKDHSAVSHNIKKINEMINEDEYFKIKVEEIKNKILTKG, via the coding sequence TTGCTTGCAAACGAGGTTTTAGAGCTACTTGGACACGAAATTTTAAAATCAGAATATGAGTGTTACATAAAGCAGCTTAAATTTAACGAAAAAGCTTCAAATTCGGAAGTTATCGTATTTAACGCCCCAAACGAGCTTATAGCAAAATTTATCCAAACCAAATACGCAGGCAAGATAGCTCATCTTTTTGAAGTAAAAACAGGTGCAAAACCTCACATAAACATCACTTCTCAAAAGAGCAAACCGCAAACCAAAACCGCAAAAGTGGATGTAAATCAGATAAAGGCCCAAAGCAGCCTTTTAAACCCAAGCTATACCTTTGAAAATTTTGTTGTGGGCGATTCAAACCAGTACGCTTACATCACTTCAAAATCAGCTGCCGAGCAGCTTGGAAAAGCGTATAATCCGCTATTTATCTACGGTCCAACTGGTCTTGGTAAAACTCACTTGCTTCAATCGGTTGGAAATTTCTGCTTAAATAACGGCAAAGTCGTAATTTGTATCACAAGCGAGCAGTTTATCACTGATTTTACATATCATATCAACAACCACTCAATGGAGAGATTTCGCGAGAAGTACCGAAACTGTGATGTTTTACTCATAGATGATGTGCAGTTTTTAGGTAAAACGGATAAAATTCAAGAGGAGTTTTTTCACACTTTTAACGAACTTCACTCAAAAAACGGTCAGATCGTCATGACTTCAGACCGCCAGCCAAAACACCTAAAAGGCTTTGAAGATAGACTTAGAACCCGCTTTGAATGGGGAATAATAGCCGATATTACTCCACCTGAACTTGATACTAAGATAGCCATCATTAAGAAAAAATGCGAATTTGATAAAATTTATCTAACTAAAGACGTTATCGAATATATCGCAACAAATATGGGCGATAATATCCGTGAAATCGAAAGTGCAATCATAAATTTAAACGCTTACGCAACACTTATGAGACAAGAAATAAGCCTTGAATTTGCTAAAAATATCTTAAGAGATCAGATAAAAGAGAAGCGTGAAAATATAAATTTAGAAAGCATAATCGAAATAGTAAGCAAAGAGCTAAATATAAAACCAAGCGAGATAAAGAGCAAATCAAGAGTTAAAAATATCGTTGAAGCAAGGCGAATCGTAATATATCTGGCTAAAAATTTAACGCCAAATTCAATGCCTCAAATAGCAAGTTATTTTAATATGAAAGATCACTCGGCAGTTAGCCATAATATCAAAAAGATAAATGAAATGATAAATGAAGATGAATATTTTAAGATAAAAGTTGAAGAGATTAAAAATAAAATTTTGACAAAGGGATAA